The Planctomycetota bacterium genome segment GCAAGCAGGCCGTTCCACTGGGCCGTTCGCTCGTCGCGGCTGTGGCCGGGGTTGGTGTAGAGCCAGTGCTGGAACTGATCGATGATCGCGATCCATGTGAGGATGGCTGCGCCTTCGAGCTGATGCCGTCTTGCGCGGTCGGCGTCGTTGGGCTTGTCGAAGTAGTCGCCCATGTGCGGCAGGGCGAGCAGTTCCATGCTCATGCTGGCGACTTCGCAGAACTCCATCGGCGCGTGCTTCACGAAGCTCAGCGGCTCGTCCCGAACGGCCAGCGTGTGGAACGCGTGGCCGCCCTCGTGGAGAAGCGTCTCGACGTCGCGCTGCAGGCCGGCGGCGTTCATGAAGATGAACGGGATGCCGGTCTCTTCGAGGTTGCACTGGTAGCCGCCCGGCTGCTTGCCCGGCCGGCTGCCGAGGTCGAGGTTGCCGGCGGTGCGGAGCTCGTCGAAGTCGCTTGCGAGGTCGGGCGACATCTTTCGGAAGACGTCGGACGTGGTCTGCACGAACGCGTCGATGTTCTCCTCGTCGAACGGCTTGAGCGGCCCGCGACCCTTGAGGTCGACTGCCAAATCCCACGGGCGGAGGTTGTCGATGCCCAGTGCCTGCTTGCGCTCGTCATCCAACTCGCGGACCAACGGCACAACGTGCTTCTCGACGGCGGCGGCAAAGGCGTCGCAGTCGGCCGGCGTGTAGTCGAATCGCTTGAGTCGCTTGAACTGGTAGTCGCGGTAGTTGTCGAAGCCGGCGTTCTGGGCGATCTGCTGACGCAGCGGTAGCACTTTGTCGAACAGGTCGTCGATCGCTTCGCGATCGGCGAGACGCCTGTCGGTCGACGCCTTCCATGCGCGGTGACGCAGGTCGCGATCGGTTTCCTCCTGGAACCGAGCCATCTGCTGCATCGTGTAGTCGCGGCCGTCGAAGGTGACGGTCATCTCGCCGCTGACTTCGTCGTACTTTGTGACGACCTTGGTGACCTCGGTCTCCAGCGGCACGTTCTCCTCACGGAACAGCTCGACGTCGGCCGCCCAGTGCTGTTTGAGGATGTCGTACTTCGGCCCGGTCAGCCCGTCCTTGTGGGGCGAGTCGAGGAACTTTTTCTGCAGCGCGAACATCGCCGGCTTGAGCTTGGGCTCGACGTTCTCGACGAAATCGAGGTAAGCCGACTTGATCGGGTCGTCGTTGGTAAAGCAGCTCTTATCGATGTAGCGACGGCTGCCGTACTCGTCGATGACGCTGCTGAACTCGGAGAGATCGATCAGCCAGTTCTCCAGGTCGTCGCTCGACGCCGGATCGCGGTCCATCAGCTTCTGGACGAATGGCTCGATCTTGTCCCACGAGTCCGGCACGAAATCGGACGGAAGGAACTTGCGTGACTGGGCTGCCTTGGCGACGGCAGAGGGCACGGCCTTGGGATCGGGTGGAGTGGGCTGGCTCATTCCCGACGGTAGCACGGATAATCGGCTTGTTTCCTCAACGAACGACGCAGCAGCTTCGGCGTACCATCCCGCCTATGCCGACGGCGGTCGCCGAGCCCGAGACCCACGCATCGAACGAGATCGTCCTCCCTCCGCGCGAGGAGCCGGCCGGCAA includes the following:
- a CDS encoding M3 family oligoendopeptidase; its protein translation is MSQPTPPDPKAVPSAVAKAAQSRKFLPSDFVPDSWDKIEPFVQKLMDRDPASSDDLENWLIDLSEFSSVIDEYGSRRYIDKSCFTNDDPIKSAYLDFVENVEPKLKPAMFALQKKFLDSPHKDGLTGPKYDILKQHWAADVELFREENVPLETEVTKVVTKYDEVSGEMTVTFDGRDYTMQQMARFQEETDRDLRHRAWKASTDRRLADREAIDDLFDKVLPLRQQIAQNAGFDNYRDYQFKRLKRFDYTPADCDAFAAAVEKHVVPLVRELDDERKQALGIDNLRPWDLAVDLKGRGPLKPFDEENIDAFVQTTSDVFRKMSPDLASDFDELRTAGNLDLGSRPGKQPGGYQCNLEETGIPFIFMNAAGLQRDVETLLHEGGHAFHTLAVRDEPLSFVKHAPMEFCEVASMSMELLALPHMGDYFDKPNDADRARRHQLEGAAILTWIAIIDQFQHWLYTNPGHSRDERTAQWNGLLARFHHDLDWTGIEAARDAMWQRQLHLFHVPFYYIEYGIAQLGALQIYNNSKQDTEKAIAAYRRALGYGGTRSLPDLFEAAEIKFDFGDATIGPLVQTIRDDLSKLPA